The Peribacillus sp. FSL E2-0218 genome contains a region encoding:
- the vrrA gene encoding VrrA/YqfQ family protein produces MFPDRNRQPGPGFGPPRGRRMQQPPVPFRQPTPMPQAFQPMRRPIAPNGPQAQQGPQGFRAPFGQQQRQDMPQAKKEGLLSKILGKSKQKGAPPNLFAPAASSNQSSSRSSGGGILETLKNPDSLNNMLANTQKVLQAAEQFTPMVQQYGPVIKNLPSMWKVFRSISSAGDTENQETSVAGEPESVTQTNVEETPEPSKKEKPLGAGPTARVRPDGQRERTSGPKLYI; encoded by the coding sequence ATGTTCCCAGATAGAAATCGTCAACCCGGACCCGGTTTCGGGCCACCCCGCGGGCGGAGGATGCAGCAGCCGCCTGTCCCATTCAGGCAGCCGACTCCTATGCCTCAGGCTTTTCAGCCGATGCGGCGGCCAATTGCACCGAATGGACCTCAGGCCCAGCAAGGCCCACAAGGGTTCCGGGCACCATTCGGCCAACAGCAGCGCCAGGATATGCCGCAGGCAAAGAAGGAAGGCCTGCTGTCGAAAATACTTGGCAAGTCCAAACAAAAGGGTGCTCCTCCAAACTTATTCGCACCTGCCGCTTCCAGTAACCAAAGTTCATCCAGAAGCAGCGGAGGAGGAATTCTAGAAACATTAAAAAACCCGGATTCCTTGAACAATATGCTGGCCAATACGCAAAAGGTGCTCCAGGCTGCCGAACAGTTCACCCCCATGGTGCAGCAATACGGACCCGTGATTAAAAACCTTCCGTCCATGTGGAAAGTATTCCGGAGCATATCATCAGCTGGCGATACCGAGAATCAGGAAACATCCGTGGCTGGCGAGCCTGAGTCCGTGACACAAACAAACGTGGAGGAAACCCCGGAGCCGAGTAAAAAGGAGAAACCGCTGGGGGCTGGACCAACCGCACGGGTTCGTCCTGACGGCCAAAGGGAAAGAACGTCCGGACCCAAGTTATATATATGA
- a CDS encoding DUF2624 family protein, with product MKLFEMMVNHKINNIRPDELLSLAKQHKVALTQKQAQDITALLAGKNINIFDIRQRQNVLGQINKVAGASTAREIESLFNTLTSNF from the coding sequence TTGAAATTATTCGAAATGATGGTCAATCATAAAATCAATAATATTCGCCCCGATGAACTGCTTTCCCTTGCCAAGCAGCATAAGGTTGCACTTACACAAAAACAAGCACAGGATATCACTGCACTTCTAGCAGGTAAAAATATCAATATTTTTGATATACGCCAAAGGCAAAACGTATTGGGACAAATCAACAAAGTAGCCGGGGCAAGCACAGCCAGGGAAATAGAATCCCTCTTCAACACGCTCACCTCCAACTTTTAA
- a CDS encoding DEAD/DEAH box helicase, with amino-acid sequence MKQNQFERFNLKSYILDAVRTLGFDKPTEIQERVLPSLLKGTSLIGQSQTGTGKTHSYLLPIMNRLDAGKNEVQAIISAPTRELANQIYKEALKIADHFPEDEQISVRCFIGGTDKQRMIDKLKTQPQLVIGTPGRIKDLVEAQALQVYTAKMLVVDEADLMLDMGFIEDVDLFASRMAEKIQMLVFSATIPEKLKPFLNKYMENPKYVQVNPKQATAAKIEHVLVPLRHRNREQLLHDIIVRYNPYLAIVFTNTKKMADHVANSLIEKGLNVGRIHGDLTPRERKKMMKQINDLEYQFIVATDLASRGIDIEGVSHIINYELPSDLDFYIHRTGRTARAGYSGIATTIYDTSDEDSLNRLEKMGIEFRDADIQNGEWVDIEERNKRKNRKKQKSDIDVKASRHVKKPTKVKPGYKKKIQRDVENFKKRERRIQRKK; translated from the coding sequence ATGAAACAAAACCAATTTGAACGATTTAATTTGAAAAGCTACATTCTAGATGCGGTTCGTACTTTAGGGTTCGATAAGCCGACGGAGATTCAGGAACGTGTGCTTCCGTCGCTTTTAAAGGGAACTAGCTTAATTGGGCAGTCTCAGACAGGTACAGGAAAGACACATTCCTATTTGCTGCCGATTATGAATAGGCTTGATGCAGGCAAGAATGAAGTTCAAGCGATTATTTCCGCACCAACCCGTGAGTTAGCGAACCAAATCTACAAAGAAGCTTTGAAAATTGCTGACCATTTCCCTGAGGATGAGCAGATTTCCGTTCGTTGTTTTATCGGTGGCACGGATAAACAGCGGATGATTGATAAGTTGAAGACACAGCCACAGCTAGTGATCGGAACGCCAGGCCGGATCAAGGATCTTGTTGAGGCCCAGGCGCTTCAGGTTTACACGGCTAAAATGCTTGTAGTCGATGAAGCGGACCTAATGCTGGACATGGGATTCATTGAAGATGTCGATTTATTCGCATCGCGTATGGCTGAAAAAATTCAGATGCTTGTCTTCTCGGCTACCATTCCTGAAAAATTAAAGCCGTTTTTGAATAAATATATGGAAAATCCGAAGTATGTTCAAGTCAATCCGAAGCAGGCGACTGCCGCGAAGATTGAGCATGTTTTGGTACCGCTGCGCCACCGTAACAGAGAGCAGCTTCTTCATGATATCATCGTCCGTTATAATCCATATTTGGCGATCGTATTCACGAACACCAAGAAAATGGCGGATCATGTGGCTAATTCCTTGATTGAAAAAGGGCTGAATGTCGGGCGTATTCATGGGGATTTAACCCCTCGTGAGCGTAAAAAAATGATGAAGCAAATCAATGATCTGGAGTACCAGTTCATCGTTGCGACAGATTTGGCTTCCCGTGGAATTGATATTGAAGGCGTCAGTCATATCATTAACTATGAATTGCCTTCAGATCTTGATTTTTATATCCATAGGACGGGAAGGACGGCTCGTGCTGGATATTCAGGCATTGCCACTACCATTTATGATACATCGGATGAAGACTCATTGAATCGTTTGGAAAAAATGGGCATTGAATTTCGTGATGCCGATATCCAGAACGGTGAGTGGGTTGATATAGAAGAACGTAATAAAAGGAAAAACCGTAAGAAACAGAAATCTGATATCGATGTTAAAGCGAGCAGGCATGTGAAGAAGCCTACGAAAGTCAAGCCAGGTTACAAGAAGAAAATTCAACGTGATGTGGAAAACTTCAAAAAACGCGAACGTCGTATACAGAGAAAGAAATAG
- a CDS encoding deoxyribonuclease IV, with translation MLKIGSHVSMSGKNMLLAASQEAVSYGSNTFMIYTGAPQNTRRKKIEDLNIEAGRLHMEENGITDIVVHAPYIINIGNTTNPATYELGVSFLRSEIDRTEAICARQIVLHPGAHVGAGSELGIKRIIEGLNEVLSADDKVQIALETMAGKGTECGRSFEELAMIIDGVTHNEKLSVCFDTCHTHDAGYNIIEDFDGVLNEFDKLVGIDRIKVLHINDSKNERGMRKDRHENIGFGHIGFKALNDIVHHPQLSAVPKILETPYVGEDKKDKKAPYKFEIDMFKGSQFDEDLLEKIKGQ, from the coding sequence ATGCTGAAGATTGGATCACATGTTTCAATGAGCGGGAAAAACATGCTGCTTGCTGCAAGTCAAGAAGCGGTTTCATATGGCTCCAACACATTCATGATCTATACCGGAGCCCCGCAAAATACAAGACGTAAAAAAATCGAGGATTTAAATATCGAAGCTGGAAGATTGCATATGGAGGAAAATGGCATAACCGACATCGTCGTCCATGCTCCCTATATCATTAACATCGGAAATACGACCAATCCAGCCACATACGAACTGGGTGTCAGCTTCCTGCGAAGCGAAATCGATCGGACAGAAGCGATTTGTGCAAGGCAAATCGTCCTTCATCCGGGTGCGCACGTTGGGGCAGGCAGTGAACTGGGGATCAAAAGGATCATCGAAGGTTTGAATGAAGTGCTGTCAGCGGATGACAAAGTTCAGATCGCCCTGGAAACGATGGCTGGCAAAGGTACGGAATGCGGCAGGTCTTTCGAGGAGCTGGCGATGATCATCGATGGTGTTACCCATAATGAAAAATTATCGGTTTGTTTCGATACTTGCCATACTCATGATGCCGGGTATAATATCATTGAAGATTTCGATGGTGTCCTGAATGAATTCGATAAATTGGTCGGAATCGACCGCATCAAGGTGCTGCACATCAATGACAGCAAAAATGAACGCGGCATGCGCAAGGATCGCCATGAAAACATTGGATTCGGCCATATCGGGTTCAAAGCGTTGAATGATATTGTCCATCATCCACAGTTAAGTGCCGTTCCGAAAATACTGGAAACCCCTTATGTAGGGGAAGATAAAAAAGACAAAAAGGCTCCTTATAAATTTGAGATCGATATGTTTAAGGGCAGTCAATTTGACGAAGACTTACTGGAAAAGATTAAAGGCCAATAA
- a CDS encoding 4-hydroxy-3-methylbut-2-enyl diphosphate reductase has translation MKVIKISPRGYCYGVVDAMVIARNAALDKTLPRPIYILGMIVHNKHVTDAFEEEGIITLDGSNRNDIIEQVDSGTVIFTAHGVSPEIRKIAKEKGLVTLDATCPDVTATHDLIREKEAEGYQIIYIGKKGHPEPEGAVGVAPDVVHLVQKDEDVEALTLNSDKIIVTNQTTMSQWDVLDIMDKVKEKFPHAEVHKEICLATQVRQEAVAQQAGKADVLIVVGDPKSNNSNRLAQVSEEIASTTAYRIADISELKLEWLKDAQTVAVTSGASTPTPITKEVISFLEQYEPNDESTWNTEKKTPLHKILPKIKVKK, from the coding sequence ATGAAAGTGATTAAAATTTCCCCGCGCGGCTATTGTTATGGTGTTGTCGATGCCATGGTCATTGCCCGTAATGCGGCTTTAGATAAAACATTGCCACGTCCGATCTACATTTTGGGCATGATTGTGCATAACAAACATGTTACGGATGCATTTGAAGAAGAAGGCATCATCACATTGGACGGTAGCAACCGCAACGATATCATCGAACAAGTGGACAGCGGAACCGTCATCTTTACTGCACACGGCGTTTCCCCTGAGATCAGGAAGATCGCTAAAGAAAAAGGGCTGGTGACGCTTGATGCAACATGTCCGGATGTTACCGCAACTCATGACTTGATCCGCGAGAAAGAAGCGGAAGGCTATCAAATCATCTATATCGGCAAGAAGGGCCATCCTGAGCCTGAGGGTGCAGTCGGAGTTGCTCCCGATGTCGTTCACCTGGTTCAAAAAGATGAAGATGTTGAAGCTTTGACACTGAATAGTGATAAGATCATCGTGACCAATCAAACAACGATGAGCCAATGGGATGTATTGGATATCATGGATAAAGTGAAGGAAAAATTCCCGCATGCCGAGGTTCATAAGGAAATTTGTTTAGCGACACAGGTACGTCAAGAAGCCGTTGCCCAGCAAGCTGGCAAAGCTGATGTTTTAATCGTCGTCGGTGATCCCAAGAGCAATAACTCGAACCGACTTGCACAGGTATCCGAGGAAATTGCCAGTACGACCGCCTATAGAATCGCCGATATTTCAGAACTGAAGCTTGAATGGCTGAAAGATGCCCAAACGGTCGCTGTCACTTCCGGGGCCTCCACACCGACCCCGATCACAAAAGAAGTCATCTCATTTTTGGAGCAATATGAACCGAATGATGAATCGACTTGGAATACCGAAAAGAAAACGCCGTTGCATAAAATCCTACCTAAGATTAAAGTGAAGAAATAA